In Bacillota bacterium, one genomic interval encodes:
- a CDS encoding ferredoxin, translating to MKMKSLKLVCFSPTGTTKAVIQGIARGINQSTAELLDITKPEARNQQLQTSENELLVVAVPVYVGRVPALVNEWLNTIEAHNTPTVCVVVYGNRDYDDALLELKDIMKKRGCIPIAYAAFIGEHSFSSSETPIAVNRPDASDLNHAELFGCKITEKLLSISSIDHISDINVPGNYPYRGETKTWIVDFIAVSDKCSQCGVCAEECPVGAIDLENSTLIDKEKCILCCACIKCCPQNARTMKPGLVKDASIRVSEKFKERKEPVFFL from the coding sequence ATGAAAATGAAATCATTGAAACTGGTTTGTTTTTCACCAACCGGGACAACGAAAGCGGTTATTCAAGGTATTGCGCGCGGAATTAATCAAAGCACTGCGGAATTACTAGATATTACCAAACCAGAAGCGAGAAACCAACAATTACAAACATCAGAAAACGAATTGCTTGTTGTTGCTGTGCCAGTTTATGTTGGAAGAGTACCGGCTCTTGTAAATGAATGGCTTAATACGATTGAAGCTCATAATACGCCTACTGTATGTGTTGTCGTTTATGGTAACCGTGATTATGACGATGCACTACTTGAGCTTAAAGATATTATGAAAAAACGTGGATGTATACCGATCGCCTATGCAGCATTTATTGGGGAACACTCCTTTTCTAGTTCCGAAACACCAATTGCCGTAAATCGTCCTGATGCAAGTGACTTAAACCACGCAGAATTATTTGGGTGTAAAATTACTGAAAAACTACTATCTATTTCATCAATCGATCACATTTCTGATATAAATGTACCGGGCAACTATCCCTATAGAGGAGAGACGAAGACATGGATTGTTGATTTTATAGCAGTTAGTGATAAGTGTTCGCAATGCGGAGTTTGTGCAGAGGAGTGTCCTGTTGGGGCTATCGATTTAGAAAATAGTACTCTGATTGATAAGGAAAAATGTATCTTATGTTGCGCTTGCATTAAGTGCTGTCCCCAAAATGCAAGAACAATGAAACCTGGCCTGGTTAAAGACGCTTCAATAAGGGTAAGTGAGAAGTTTAAAGAACGAAAGGAACCGGTATTCTTTTTATAA
- a CDS encoding diguanylate cyclase produces the protein MIYVPEMLIFILSAAIMLLLIAVTWQRRHLSSGHAFLLLMLCALIWTVTFTLEIASHSLELKVFFVKIQFISITFLPLAWLYLILSHIGHVRSRIEWALLAVIPVITNIIVWFVPRPNWFWKYPKLVSGSTSLPLVDYDYGFWFYYVHVPYSYTLIFTALTILVRTFFKSHSIYRYQIIIMIIAILLPVITDILYVFGYSPISYFNYTTAVFSVSCFIIAWSLFRFKFLDLLPMARYVVIENMDDGVIVLDVKDRIVDANPSAMAVTGISPQDIGRQIREISLGSITSILEEISSGNRTQIEIRMEDTGDIRVFDLRLSIIKDRIGQVQGSVVTLRDYTERSKLFNKLREQAIYDSLTGIFNRRHLIEIGQKEMDRIKRHPEKSVSIIMIDIDKFKAINDMYGHATGDKLLTFFVEHCKNCIRPYDAFGRMGGDEFVIILPDTKLEDAIIIAKRINKSIEQMCVSTTQGEISITVSLGVVSSQDLDSLEHGLERLFYLADEQMYRSKKQGRNQVAYI, from the coding sequence ATGATATATGTACCCGAGATGTTAATTTTTATACTTTCGGCAGCAATCATGTTGCTGCTTATTGCAGTTACATGGCAGCGGCGACACTTGTCTAGTGGACATGCATTTCTTCTTTTGATGCTCTGCGCTTTAATATGGACAGTTACCTTTACACTTGAGATAGCGTCACATAGTCTGGAATTAAAAGTATTCTTCGTAAAAATTCAATTTATCTCCATTACTTTCCTGCCATTAGCTTGGCTTTATTTAATCTTAAGCCATATTGGGCATGTAAGGTCCCGGATAGAATGGGCCCTGTTAGCGGTGATCCCCGTTATTACTAACATCATTGTTTGGTTCGTACCACGTCCCAACTGGTTTTGGAAGTACCCAAAGCTCGTGTCAGGCTCTACATCATTACCATTAGTAGATTACGATTACGGGTTCTGGTTTTACTATGTACATGTACCCTATAGTTACACTCTAATTTTTACTGCCTTAACTATACTGGTTCGCACCTTTTTCAAAAGCCATTCTATATACCGGTATCAAATCATAATAATGATCATTGCCATTCTTCTTCCTGTTATTACCGACATCCTATATGTCTTTGGTTATTCACCAATTAGTTATTTCAACTACACGACAGCAGTATTCAGCGTTTCATGCTTTATCATCGCCTGGTCACTCTTTCGTTTTAAGTTCCTCGACCTGTTACCTATGGCCCGATATGTGGTTATTGAAAACATGGATGACGGTGTGATTGTTTTAGATGTCAAGGACCGCATAGTTGATGCAAACCCTTCCGCAATGGCTGTCACCGGTATTTCCCCTCAAGATATTGGGCGGCAAATCCGGGAAATAAGCTTGGGATCGATTACCAGTATCCTCGAAGAAATATCCAGCGGGAATAGAACGCAAATTGAAATCAGGATGGAGGATACGGGCGACATACGCGTCTTTGACTTGCGCCTTTCTATCATTAAAGACCGGATAGGACAGGTGCAGGGCAGCGTTGTGACATTGCGCGATTACACAGAACGATCTAAATTATTCAATAAATTACGTGAACAGGCAATCTATGACAGCCTGACGGGTATATTCAACAGAAGGCATCTTATTGAGATAGGGCAAAAGGAAATGGATAGGATCAAGCGGCATCCGGAAAAATCAGTTTCCATTATTATGATAGATATTGATAAATTCAAAGCTATAAACGATATGTATGGCCATGCTACAGGAGACAAGTTGCTCACTTTCTTTGTAGAACACTGCAAGAATTGTATTCGCCCCTATGATGCTTTTGGGCGCATGGGTGGGGATGAGTTCGTTATTATTCTGCCTGATACAAAATTAGAAGATGCCATTATCATTGCTAAGCGAATTAATAAAAGCATTGAGCAAATGTGTGTTTCCACAACGCAAGGCGAAATCTCAATTACCGTGAGTTTAGGTGTCGTATCTTCACAGGACCTTGACTCCCTTGAACATGGGCTGGAGCGACTATTTTACCTGGCGGACGAGCAGATGTATAGGTCGAAAAAACAAGGAAGGAACCAGGTAGCATATATTTAA